One Neoarius graeffei isolate fNeoGra1 chromosome 16, fNeoGra1.pri, whole genome shotgun sequence DNA segment encodes these proteins:
- the LOC132899922 gene encoding interferon a3-like, protein MAVLKVWGFILLSLSSWSCAAGCTWMKTQNRASLSSFQVLSNSSISHLEQACTNSAPTTATATAKLSVEFPHKHYNRMFQLQAQDHILFILRTLKSIMRLYSGKYEKLDCNQHQLQIFLLDVHRQILELEQCAKNIIATEEQKKISKKIEMHFRSLVSHLKTTDYSPQGWDEITEVVLKHLRRLDLLASKTKIDLQD, encoded by the exons ATGGCAGTGTTAAAGGTGTGGGGTTtcattctgctctctctcagctccTGGAGCTGCGCAGCTGGATGCACCTGGATGAAGACGCAGAACAGAGCATCTCTGAGCAGCTTCCAGGTTTTAAGCAACAGCTCGATTTCTCATCTCGAGCAGGCG TGCACAAATTCTGCTCCGACCACCGCTACCGCCACCGCCAAGCTCAGCGTGGAGTTTCCGCACAAACACTACAACCGCATGTTTCAGCTCCAG GCACAGGATCACATACTGTTCATTTTGCGGACTCTAAAGAGCATCATGAGGCTCTACAGTGGGAAATATGAGAAGCTGGACTGCAACCAGCATCAGCTGCAGATCTTCCTGCTTGATGTGCATCGCCAGATTTTGGAGCTGGAGCAATGT GCAAAAAATATCATCGCCACTGAAGAACAGAAGAAAATATCGAAAAAGATCGAAATGCATTTCAGAAGTCTGGTTTCTCACCTTAAAACCACG GATTACAGTCCACAAGGCTGGGATGAGATCACAGAAGTGGTGCTGAAACACCTCAGAAGACTCGACCTTCTGGCCAGCAAAACTAAAATAGACCTTCAGGATTAA